The genomic stretch CGCCTGCTGCTGGACCGGCACCAAGACGCTCTGCTGCACCAAGGCTGCCACTGCCgctgcaaagaagaagatcACTCATCCCCAGCAAATTTAAAACATTCTAAATTCGATGGAGCATATCGTACACACAGTTATGTACCCATTTTATCAAATGTTTACGCTGTCAAGAGAAGAGTTTTTCAATGTTGGCACTGTTGCCTTCCTTCCATAGCCTGAGTTATTTTGGTCCATTCAAATTAGGCGCCTTGATGAGTCATGACCATCAAGCCTTTAGTCCGGCAAATTGCGAAGCCAAGAAAAATTCATGAAAATACCATATTTGCGACTTGTTGTAAAGATGATAAGTGAGATATACTTGTATAAATCACCGTGTATTCTATTGTATTGCATTGTTGCAAATCCTCCCTCAGAGGATCGTCTCTTATAAGGCACCAGTCCTGTAAGGATTGCCCCCTTTTTTAGCCGGCATCAATCGGCTTCACTTTGACTGCGGTATTTTTGCTGGTGATTGCAGTCCAGACATTGTCCGGCGGGAATGCCGAGTGATTGCCGGGGAATCCGAACCAGCACTGGGTCACGTTTCCCTATTTCTTGTTTTCCTCtgctccttttcttttctcttccactCTCATTCTAAATCTCTTTGCATATGGCATAGCCTGCATTTATACACATGAAGCATTACTGCACGATGTTGTCCTTCGGAATTGGAATCGGGAATCCAACACACTCTCAATACCACTTATCATAATATGGGCCTTGCATCATCATGAAACTCGTATTGTCAACCGACACCCAtctcatttttctttcttcttggaTGAACatactctctctctctctctctttatcacccttctgcactcatcTTTTACCTCTCactgttttttcttttgttttcgcTCTCTTTCTTGCCACCCTTTCGTTTTGGTTCACGGAAGGACGAATGGACTTGTTTGGTCCTCTGGAATCAGAATTAGGCTGTAGGTGTATACTCTATGAAAGCGCATAGGTATCCCCAAAATCATGGTATAATGATCGTAATCAAGCCTTGGACACGAGTTTGTAGTAGCAATTCGTGTGTTTGACACGTAAAGACGCAAACACAGAGATCGCCTCATCCAAGCATTTAATGGGATTCAAATACATAGTAAGCCTTTATGTCATGTGGATGGAGACGCTAAAATTCTGTTGCATGATTTTACACACGTTAATATAGTTCCAAGTTTAGTCCTCAATGCGTCCAGCTCATAACTTAAGACGCCTTGGAGCAAGTCCTATGCCCCCAAATAGTAAACATCGGCCTTCTCTGTCAATCAAAGGCTATCCTATCAAAACACTAAAACAATTGCTAGCTTGAAGTCGATGCACTATTAACTTACAAATCTGTAAATTTGGGACTTAAGTTTTGCTGTGGTTTGAAGGCAGACGCATGGGTATTCAAGAGGTGAAAGATAAGGGGGCTATAGCATATCTCCCTTGCTATTCCACGCAATCTGCGACAAAGGTAAGTGCTACTAAATATTTAGTACTCATCACAGATCCCCTTACAGAATAGAGGTATCGTAATGTTGAAGAAACTACGGAATAATCGCAacaaaaagcagaaaaaccGGTAGAAATTTGCTTGgagaaaaggtataaagGAGAGGCATGGATCGTGGAATATCCTCAGCGAAGTATCTCGTTTACTATTGTAAGCCACCTGCACTCTTCCAACCATTCTATTCAACTGATTTCAAATCATCATTATACTTGGGATAGATTGCGAACAAGCGTAAGTACATTCTGCAGCCGTGGATGTGATCCACCAAACACTGACAACTTTACACTCTAATAGAATGaaattcttcatcgtcttcagcGCCCTCCTCGCCAGCGCCTCTACCGTGCTCGCCTCTCCTGCCGAGGACACAACCTCCTCCCTTCAATTCGCGCAGGACGGCACGGCACCCAACGGATGCCACTGGGAGGGCACTGCACCCTTCTGTGCAGGTTCGTGCGCCCAAGGGTATACCGAGATCGATCGTGGCGGGTGCGGCGACGGCGCCTGCTGCATCACTGGAATCAAGACACTGTGCTGCACTCaggctgccgctgccgctgcaaagaagaagattgCTAACGCCAAGCCAATTTAAAACACTTCAAGTAGACACTCGTTTCCCAAACGTTACATGTAGTGGCATGCGTCATCAACAGAATGTTTTCCAATTCAACTTCGGTCCACATTTGAATTAGACGCCTTGATGACATCACACATGTGCTCCCAAAATCGCCGTGGTGGTGTAAATCGTTGATTGCCTGCTATGCTATGGGAAGGTAAAACCATATTATTATTCTCGCCTGGTTATCCAAAATGTATATATGGAAGTAAGTATCCGTGACATGGGATAAAGAGGGTTTTGATCCTGTGAATAACTACGAacccaaaaaatcaaaaaaattccaCGAATACGACGTGTTACAAAGATGAGTGAGATTCACAAACAATAGATGAGTATATGCGTGCCAAAATACCAGATTTGGCGTCCTCTTTGAGTCGTAAAATAGATCGTTGGCGTCAACTGGCGACGAAAATTTGAGCCACCATATCTAGGTGAAGATTTTTCGCTTTTGTCCCCGAACAGAAGTTGTCAGAAACTCTGGCGTGGGAGGCTCATGTGTCTGAGGTTCCACGATCTCCCCCTCAGCATCGAGAGGCCAAAAGGAATTCTTGAATAGGTTCTTCGGATCATAGAAGCCTTTGATCTCACACAGACGTGACCAGTTTGCCCCGAAGCatgctttgacacgctctGCAGGTTCATGACGACCGAGAAACTATCGAAAAGGCAAGAATCAGCACCAAAGACGTAAAAACACTGCGTTCAGATTGTCGTAGTGTGGATATTAAGTGGAGGTAACTTACACTCGGGAGAGGTCCACCTACGTGAACTGGTTTGAGAGTTCCTGCAATCCACTGCCGAAAGGAAGTCAGTTAGCAACAGGGACCAACTCCGTGATATGAACAGTAATGGAAAAATCACAAAGACGAAGAGGTGAAAGTAAAGACTTACTTCTTCCGCCGAATCTATGCAACGGTCGTCGTCTATGTCCATTTCCCACTGATGAAGAGCAGCAATTGTGAAAGAAGCCTCGCGCTGAGACTTAGGTATACATGTATTTTCGAAGTCACTGATGGCACCACCAGCTAATTCGAAAAGCCAGGCTATTGTTTGTGGGGAATGTTATCGTATGCAAAGGGCGAGGCACGACAAAGGACCACTCACTGCAACCAACAGGAGTATCTGCAAACTGTAAAACGGTCTCATTGATGATGTCATCAGGTAGAGAAGAAATCAAGGCAGAGCGAATGAACCACTGTCTCCCAGCTGAAAAAATAAATACTTTTAGTTTCCAAGTGAGTCAGAAGAAACATACACGGTGCACCTTTTCCACGAAGGACTTGGGCGACGCTGTCTTGTTGGTGCAAGAAACTTTTTTCGTTGACTTCATTCAACAAGCAACTTTCTCCATTCCACGACGATAGAGCCTGAAGATACTCCTTTCCCTTGTCTTCAGGGCCAACATAACACATTTGTATGACTACCAAGGAGTCTTTGCCTGCTGGCCCAGCAGTAAGAAGAACATTGGCATAGAGCTCACGAGGGGCACCTTTGACACAGTCCCTGAAATGCTTAATGAGAGATGGGGCAGTTGCTTTGTTGAAACGGCTATAAGAATTATATGAGGTTATGATCAAGATGCTAAACTCAATTATATGGGGACGAACTATAAGAGATTGCCCGCGAAAACGACGGGGACGGGGTATGCTTTGGCCTTGTACCGGGTGGCTATTCCGAAGCAAGAACCAGCTCCCCGGACAGCATAGAAAAGATCTTTATGGCCCTATGAGTCTACGATCTATTCTCAGATACATGGATTCGGCGCACCAGTGTATTCATCTTCACTTGCAACCACAATGCGACCATCGGCTAACACCATTTCCACCTCAACGAGGTTGTCAACGCTCAATCCGTGTAGGCGGCTCAGGAAGCCGAAACCTCCCAAAAGCATGATGGAAGATCCCACAGGATGCGCCGCACTGAATATAACGCAAGTTAGTCTGGCAGAACCACATGAATTTAAATTAAGGCACTCATTTACTCACAATGGAACGTGATAGGGAATTCCGTCTCCACTACCCGTAATATATCTGGCCTCCAATTTCTGTCGGGCAGTGTAAGTATcaatttctttttgtctcATTCCTGCCCCAAAAGTGACATATGCGTGCGGGTAGATAGGTTCAACCTCAGCTGGAATTTGCATCTGGGCATCCCCAAAGCTAAATGGGCCATTGGAAATCAAAGAATCTGACGGGGTACCCCAGGAAGACATCACCGGAAGAGAATTATACGAAGATGGTAAAACGGTCGGTGGAGGAATTGAGGGGAAATTATTTGTCGTGTCAAGATAGCCGAAAGGGTTGGCTCCCGGTGGGGCACCGATACTTGGAGGTAAATACAGTGCATTTGCACCATTACCCGAGGTTGCACAATCTTCTGGAGGTGGTGATGGAGTTGTGCCAACAGTAGAAGAGGATTGCTCGCGAAAGTCTGAACCAGAATTGGACGAGCCAGAGGATGTCTGAGAAATTACAGGTGCGGGAGacaaagaagatgaagatgattcGTGATGATCAATGCGTCTTCGAACGCTTGGGGACGGACCATCTTCCTGCTTCGAGGAACGCGGCGGGAAAGCTGGGCCACGTAAAAACGAAGCGACTGCGAGAGATGCAGAATCGTAATGGCGAAGATTAGCGTCCTCTTCTCTGCGTCGTTTCCCAGAGCTAGCCACAGAGAGATTAGACTGTACTTTTTTCCCTTTGCTGTTGACAGATGCGACATCACGTAGACTGGTGAAGGTGCCGTCCTCGTTGGGTGGTTCGATCTCCACCTCCGCAAGCTTGCTGAGATCTATGATTATATCGCCTCCAATGGCCCAGCCTGCGGTACCGTATCCACCAGCCTTGACCGATGGTGACAAGGAGTGCTTAACGCAAAATAGTACAATTCTAATGATTTGTTAGTGAGCTATTATTCCGAATTGTTAAACCGAACAATGTGTACTTGCTGACATCCTCTGCATCCAAAGGGCAGACAACTGCCTTGGAGGCACTTACTACATTCCCATTGAATATAGTCGAGTAATCGGCGAACCTAACGTTCGATTATATGTGTTACTCAAGGCAAATTAGCAGTGTGGACGCAAAAAGTCTCACCCAGGTTCGTCTCTCCGATAGACTTGACCGCGAACAGAAGATCCAAGCTCCTCGTAGAGCTCTTTGGAGAGCGGTTCAACGGTTGGAGGCATTGCGAGATGGATGTGAAGGAGGGAAATGCATTGGGTTTTTATAAGAAGAGGTCGGCTCTTACTGTCACGTTAGGGTACTCCAAGGCACCCAGAACGATCAATTCATATTGACAATTACCGAATCGGGCGAGGTCGATCTCGGACTTCCAATCGCAGTTTTAAGCCATCCTCGAAACTCTGAGCTATTCAACTCACTTCAAATTCTACTCAGTTGCTTCGGTTTTTCTACAGGAAGCTTTACCTCTTCGGATTCTTTCATTCTCACCTTAAATGTGCAGCATCCAATCCACCCACTTCTCTCTCAAAAGAGATAGCAGTGATCAATCTCTGGTAGTGAAACCTTGGACCGTGACTGCCGCAGGTTCGGGACATTAACTGGTACATACTATCTTAACTTTCTGTGAGTATTTCCGTTCATCTTCCTTTGATTGCCTGGTAATGCTTGAGTTCCTTCAACGCATGTACTACGGAGTCTTCGGCCTATTTCGTTTACCCATTCCGTGTATGAACTTCATGAAGTGGCACGCTCCCTTTCTCTGTGGTATATGAAGTAATTCCATTTCGTAAGCTTGCAgttttttttgcttctgGCATTCCACGATCTGCTCTGGGACAATGATACTATTGTCGTGTCCGAAGTTATGAGAGGAAAATTTACGGGAGATTC from Psilocybe cubensis strain MGC-MH-2018 chromosome 2, whole genome shotgun sequence encodes the following:
- a CDS encoding FAD-linked oxidoreductase (FAD-linked oxidoreductase DDB_G0289697) gives rise to the protein MPPTVEPLSKELYEELGSSVRGQVYRRDEPGFADYSTIFNGNVVSASKAVVCPLDAEDVSKIVLFCVKHSLSPSVKAGGYGTAGWAIGGDIIIDLSKLAEVEIEPPNEDGTFTSLRDVASVNSKGKKVQSNLSVASSGKRRREEDANLRHYDSASLAVASFLRGPAFPPRSSKQEDGPSPSVRRRIDHHESSSSSLSPAPVISQTSSGSSNSGSDFREQSSSTVGTTPSPPPEDCATSGNGANALYLPPSIGAPPGANPFGYLDTTNNFPSIPPPTVLPSSYNSLPVMSSWGTPSDSLISNGPFSFGDAQMQIPAEVEPIYPHAYVTFGAGMRQKEIDTYTARQKLEARYITGSGDGIPYHVPFAAHPVGSSIMLLGGFGFLSRLHGLSVDNLVEVEMVLADGRIVVASEDEYTDLFYAVRGAGSCFGIATRYKAKAYPVPVVFAGNLLYRFNKATAPSLIKHFRDCVKGAPRELYANVLLTAGPAGKDSLVVIQMCYVGPEDKGKEYLQALSSWNGESCLLNEVNEKSFLHQQDSVAQVLRGKAGRQWFIRSALISSLPDDIINETVLQFADTPVGCTWLFELAGGAISDFENTCIPKSQREASFTIAALHQWEMDIDDDRCIDSAEEWIAGTLKPVHVGGPLPSFLGRHEPAERVKACFGANWSRLCEIKGFYDPKNLFKNSFWPLDAEGEIVEPQTHEPPTPEFLTTSVRGQKRKIFT